The Nitrospirota bacterium region TGATATGGAGGTTGGGGTTCTCCTTCCGGGCCAGCGCGACGATTTTTCTGGTGGCTACCGGGTCGGAGATGGCCACCACCAGAACCTTGGCCGTCTTCACCCCCATCTTGTGGAGCACCTCCCTGCTGGTGGCGTCTCCGAAGGAGATGGGCTGTCCCTTCTGTCTCTCCCTGCGGACCGTGTCGCTGTTCAGCTCCAGGACCACATAGGGGATGCCCGTCTCGCTCAGGGTGCCGGCCAGGTTCCTGCCGTTCAGGCCGAAGCCTGCGATGATGACGTGGTTCAGGAGTACTTTCGAGAAGGGGCGCTCCGTGGGCCTGTCGAAGAAGCGGCTCAGGGGGCCCTTGCGGGTAAGGCGCACCGAAAGGGGCGGGGCCACCTTGAGGAGCAAGGGGGTCAGAGCCATGGTGATGACGGCCGAAGAGAGGAAAAGCTGGTACATCCCTCCCTCCACGATGCCGGCACTCCTGCCCACGGCGGCAAGGATGAAGGAGAACTCTCCTATCTGGGCCAGGCCCACGCCCGTATGGATGCTCACCCGGAGGGACGACGCAGTGGGGATGACCGACAGGGTGGCCGCAAGGGCCTTCACAACCAGGATGGCAAGGACCGCCACCAGCACAAGGGGCCACTGCTTTGCAATGAACCCCATGTCGATGAGCATCCCGATGGAGACGAAGAACAGGCCCATGAAACTGTCCTTGAAGGGCAGTATCTCGGCCGTGGCCTCGTAGGAGTACTCGGACTCCGAGATGACCAGCCCCGCGAGAAAGGCCCCCAGGGCCAGCGAAAGGCCGAAGCGCGAGGTCAGAAGGGCCGTGCCCAGGCAGATGACGATGACGGAGATGAGGAAAAGCTCCCTGCTTCTGGTGTGCACCACATTGTGCAGAAAGACCGGCACCACCCACCGGCTGGCCAGGAGCACCAGGGCTATGATGCCCAGGGCCTTCGCAAATGTCAAAACGAGCGCCGCCAGGTCGACCCCTTCTCCCGAAAGCGCCGGCACCAAAAGCATCAGGGGCACCACGCAGAGGTCCTGGAAGATGAGCACCCCCACCATCTGCTTGCCGTGGGGCGCGTCCGTTTCCCCGGCCTCCAGCAGGACCTTCAAAACGATGGCCGTGCTGCTCAGGGCCGTGAGAAAGCCGAGGAAAAGGGAGAGGCGGACGTCCCTGGTGAGGAAGTACGAAAGGCCCGTCACGGCCAGTATGGTCAGCAGCACCTGCCCGCCGCCGCCCAGGAGGACCGTTCTTTTGATGCGCATGAGGTTTCTCAGGGAAAACTCGATGCCTACCGTAAACAGAAGGAGAATCACTCCCACTTCGGCCAGGAGCTCTATGGCGTGGGTGTCCTGGACGATGCCGAACCCCCCGGGGCCGATGAGCACGCCCGCCACGATAAAGCCCACCAGGGGCGGAATCCTGATACGGTGAAGCAGAAACACCATGAGGGCCGAGACCCCGAAGACGAGGACCAGTGCCTTGAGAAATTCAAGCTCCATACTATGAGTATAGCCGGAACTCCCGGGAAAGGCGAAACAGGAGGGTCAGAGGCCCCGAGGGCGGCGGGGGAGCCGCCTGGAAACGCCGGAGGAGAAGGCCCTGGGCAGGCCCTGCCGGGAAGGCAGGGGCGGCCTTGAGGCACTCGGGAAACGTCTGTTTTCGCTGACGGACGCGGAGGGAGCCCGCCATGCCGATGGCGCCCGGGAGACGCCCGCCTGGAACGTCTCGAGGAGTTTTTCATCAGGCCTGATTATCCAGACGGCGCCGAAATCCTTCTCCTGATAGGCCCGCGCCAGCCCCAGGCGGATGACCTCCAGGAGGGCGACGAACGTCATGATGAAATGCGGCCTCTTCACGTCGCCCTCGAAGAGCTGCTCGAACCGCAGGGCCTTTTTCTCCTGGAGGGCCTCGATGATGAGGTTTATTTTCTCCTTTATGGAGAGCGCCTCCCGGGTAATGGTGCGCACCTCGGGAGGGGCCTTCTCCAGGATGCGCTTGAAGGCGTCTATGAGGTCGAAGATATTGAGGTCGAAAAGAAGAAGCTCCTCCGTCTCGGCCTTCTCCTCCAGGGGGGTTGCCTCCCGGTGGAAAAGCTGTGCTGTCTCCTCCTCCCGCTCCCTCAGGCCCAGGGCGGCTTCCTTGAAGGACTGGTACTCCAGGAGTTTCATGACCAGCTCAAGCCTGGGGTCCTCGGGCTCCTCGGCATCCAGGGTGTCCTCCACCGGCAGGAGCATCCGGGACTTGATATGGATGAGGGTGGCCGCCATCACGACGAAATCGCCCGCTATCTCCAGGTTCAGCTCCTTCATCATCTCCAGATACTCCAGGTACTGGCGGGTGATGAGGGCGATGGGGATGTCATAGATGTCTATCTTCTGCTCCCGGATGAGATGTAGCAGAAGGTCCAGAGGGCCCTCGAAAAGGGGGAGCTTTATGCTGTAGGTGTCTTCCATGTCTCAAGGTGTGGGAATTCGTACGGGCAGAGTATTGTACCATTTTCCCGGGGGAGGGAAGAAGCCGGAATAATGTAAAGTAAAACTTCAACAACGTGGGCTTATTGCTTTAACTACAAAGAAAAAGTGCACTCGAAGAGAGGCGCTTGGGAGGACCTTTTCCTATGTTCCGGCCTCCACTTTTTCGCCCATGAGGTACTCGTGGATGGCCCGGGCGGCCTTTCTGCCGGCGCCCATGGCCGATATGACGGTGGCCGAGCCCGTGACGATGTCCCCGCCGGCGTACACCCCCTCGCGGCTGGTCCGCATGGTCTCAGGGTCGGCCTTGATGTAGCCGCCCCTGCCCAGCTCCATGTCCCGGGTGCTCTTGGGCACCAGGGGGTTGGCCCCCGTGCCCACGGCCATGACGACCACGTCCACGGGGATGGTGAACTCCGAGCCCTTGATGGGAACCGGCCGCCTGCGGCCGGACTCGTCGGGCTCTGAAAGCTCCATCCGGATGCACTCGATGGCCCTGACCCAGCCGTCCTCCCCCAGGATGCGCACCGGGTTGGTGAGCATCTCGAAACGGACCCCTTCTTCCCTGGCGTGGTGCACCTCTTCGCGCCGGGCGGGCATCTCCGCCTCTGACCGGCGGTAGACGATGATGGCCTCCTCGGCCCCCAGGCGAAGGGCCGTGCGCACGGAGTCCATGGCCACGTTGCCGCCTCCGACCACCGCAACTCTCTGTCCCACCCGGATGGGTGTGTCAAACTCCGGGAACTGGTACGCGCGCATGAGGTTCACCCGGGTGAGAAACTCGTTGGCCGAGTACACGCCGTTGAGGTTCTCTCCCTCCAGGCCCATGAACCGGGGCAGGCCGGCCCCGGTGCCGATAAAGACGGCGTCGTGGTCCTCCAGCAGCTCGTCCACCGTGAAGAGCTTGCCCACGACGGCGTTCAGCACGATGTCCACGCCCATTTTCCTGAGGGTGTCTATCTCCCGGGCGACGATGTCCTTGGGCAGCCGGAACTCCGGAATGCCGTAGACGAGGACGCCGCCGGGCTCGTGGAAGGCCTCGTATATGGTCACCTTGTGGCCCATGCGCGCCAGGTCGTAGGCACAGGTGAGGCCCGCCGGGCCGCTTCCCACGATGGCCACCTTCTTCCCCGTGGGCTCGGCCACCTTGGGCACCTTGCCGTTTTCCTTCTGAAGGAGCATGTCCGCCGCGAACCTCTCCAGGCGGCCGATGCCCACCGGGTCGTTCTTCTTGCCCACGATGCAGTACTTCTCGCACTGGCTCTCCTGGGGGCAGACCCGTCCGCATACGGCGGGAAGGAGGTTTTTCTCCTTGATGATGTTAATGGCCGCCTCGAAG contains the following coding sequences:
- a CDS encoding segregation/condensation protein A — protein: MEDTYSIKLPLFEGPLDLLLHLIREQKIDIYDIPIALITRQYLEYLEMMKELNLEIAGDFVVMAATLIHIKSRMLLPVEDTLDAEEPEDPRLELVMKLLEYQSFKEAALGLREREEETAQLFHREATPLEEKAETEELLLFDLNIFDLIDAFKRILEKAPPEVRTITREALSIKEKINLIIEALQEKKALRFEQLFEGDVKRPHFIMTFVALLEVIRLGLARAYQEKDFGAVWIIRPDEKLLETFQAGVSRAPSAWRAPSASVSENRRFPSASRPPLPSRQGLPRAFSSGVSRRLPRRPRGL
- a CDS encoding cation:proton antiporter, which gives rise to MELEFLKALVLVFGVSALMVFLLHRIRIPPLVGFIVAGVLIGPGGFGIVQDTHAIELLAEVGVILLLFTVGIEFSLRNLMRIKRTVLLGGGGQVLLTILAVTGLSYFLTRDVRLSLFLGFLTALSSTAIVLKVLLEAGETDAPHGKQMVGVLIFQDLCVVPLMLLVPALSGEGVDLAALVLTFAKALGIIALVLLASRWVVPVFLHNVVHTRSRELFLISVIVICLGTALLTSRFGLSLALGAFLAGLVISESEYSYEATAEILPFKDSFMGLFFVSIGMLIDMGFIAKQWPLVLVAVLAILVVKALAATLSVIPTASSLRVSIHTGVGLAQIGEFSFILAAVGRSAGIVEGGMYQLFLSSAVITMALTPLLLKVAPPLSVRLTRKGPLSRFFDRPTERPFSKVLLNHVIIAGFGLNGRNLAGTLSETGIPYVVLELNSDTVRRERQKGQPISFGDATSREVLHKMGVKTAKVLVVAISDPVATRKIVALARKENPNLHIIVRTRYVLEVEDLRSLGADEIIPEEFETSVEIFSRVLHHYNVPLNVINDRIEAIRQNSYRALRAHELPHKTMAEREDIMSQLQTESYLVKDGSPLAGHSLRELHLRGRTGATVIAIEREGKAIHNPSGETTIKEGDILLLMGAREDLSRALEYFESDAVIISRYHV
- the gltA gene encoding NADPH-dependent glutamate synthase, translating into MAEAKKKKKIIPKKTPMPEQDPRERVLNFKEVALGYTAEMALKEAQRCLECKQPKCIQGCPVQVPIPQFVRAIREGDFEAAINIIKEKNLLPAVCGRVCPQESQCEKYCIVGKKNDPVGIGRLERFAADMLLQKENGKVPKVAEPTGKKVAIVGSGPAGLTCAYDLARMGHKVTIYEAFHEPGGVLVYGIPEFRLPKDIVAREIDTLRKMGVDIVLNAVVGKLFTVDELLEDHDAVFIGTGAGLPRFMGLEGENLNGVYSANEFLTRVNLMRAYQFPEFDTPIRVGQRVAVVGGGNVAMDSVRTALRLGAEEAIIVYRRSEAEMPARREEVHHAREEGVRFEMLTNPVRILGEDGWVRAIECIRMELSEPDESGRRRPVPIKGSEFTIPVDVVVMAVGTGANPLVPKSTRDMELGRGGYIKADPETMRTSREGVYAGGDIVTGSATVISAMGAGRKAARAIHEYLMGEKVEAGT